The following proteins come from a genomic window of Aspergillus luchuensis IFO 4308 DNA, chromosome 3, nearly complete sequence:
- a CDS encoding uncharacterized protein (COG:S;~EggNog:ENOG410Q05M) codes for MAPHLLSGKEIIQQPLPDLRVDEKYRTTSISTQKLFFSAHLSQWNIEQKARQYSDTINWKDDIRAYKFVEQLLHCGDEHSVVARFNQNLGHTLTIALNGYVDDGLGFGDYKCAKQPLDLKKVPDITLITDKHDLCVVGEAKTPWKHNIIHQQNAIVTFRNFIGQIAQYMYMTETKYGFLTTYEQTMYFQQVPHPKKKNEWVLRHSPVIHHNVKCEKVAEDESDNPAFYQGKVTLTECFLYLAKLASEGSRAVNTMKATSWFGTDSSIVDTQDDGYISFHEESNEESDSDEESDSDAKDAKDAKDAKDAKDAKDAKDAKDAKDDDSSSRRMTRSTTRRLNENLNINTLQTETERLNIRGQSNPYSTLKWKGPVSIYFEPSKNNWYYLVKERRVYINLHHDEDQGDFFVSGNCRYPVKKHH; via the exons ATGGCTCCGCATCTACTATCGGGCAAGGAGATCATCCAACAACCACTGCCGGACTTACGTGTTGATGAAAAATACCGTACCACTAGCATATCAACACAGAagctcttcttctcagcacACCTATCCCAGTGGAATATAGAGCAGAAAGCACGGCAATATTCTGATACCATCAATTGGAAGGATGACATCCGAGCCTACAAATTTGTTGAACAACTTCTTCACTGTGGTGATGAGCACTCCGTGGTTGCGCGCTTTAACCAAAACCTCGGCCATACCTTGACAATTGCGCTGAACGgatatgttgatgatggcttgGGTTTTGGGGACTACAAATGTGCTAAACAGCCTCTAGATCTCAAGAAGGTCCCGGATATTACTCTTATTACGGATAAACATGATCTATGTGTTGTTGGTGAAGCCAAAACACCCTGGAAGCATAATATTATACACCAACAAAATGCAATTGTAACATTCCGCAACTTTATTG GCCAGATCGCACAATATATGTACATGACCGAGACAAAGTACGGATTCCTCACTACATACGAGCAGACAATGTATTTCCAACAAGTACCTcacccaaagaagaagaatgagtgGGTACTCCGCCACTCTCCCGTGATCCATCATAATGTCAAATGTGAAAAAGTCGCGGAGGATGAATCGGACAATCCGGCTTTCTATCAGGGAAAAGTGACATTAACCGAATGTTTCTTATATTTGGCTAAACTGGCCAGCGAGGGCAGCCGAGCCGTTAATACCATGAAAGCTACAAGCTGGTTCGGTACGGATTCGAGCATAGTCGATACGCAGGATGATGGCTATATCTCATTTCATGAGGAAAGCAACGAGGAAAGTGATTCGGACGAGGAAAGTGATTCCGACGCAAAAGACGCAAAAGACGCAAAAGACGCAAAAGACGCAAAAGACGCAAAAGACGCAAAAGACGCAAAAGACGCAAAAGATGATGACAGCAGTTCACGAAGAATGACACGCAGCACAACACGAAGACTAAATGAAAATCTGAATATCAATACCCTGCAGACTGAGACTGAACGACTGAATATTCGAGGCCAGTCTAATCCATACTCGACACTGAAATGGAAAGGCCCTGTTTCTATCTACTTTGAGCCCTCGAAGAATAATTGGTACTATCTTGTTAAGGAACGACgggtatatattaatcttcaCCACGACGAAGATCAAGGTGACTTTTTTGTTTCTGGAAACTGTCGCTACCCTGTGAAGAAACATCACTGA
- a CDS encoding uncharacterized protein (TransMembrane:7 (i21-38o50-70i82-102o108-126i138-157o169-187i199-220o)), which translates to MIWSEVRGGDLPIIFIRLFELLYLSLSAANYLFNFVILPVDQAQNALGDGLTALAIFSVASTLSLLCICTRLGHRTSHLERAAVIVLMAVAASAFVYVQFFYDTWIARVYFVILIFTAVQCLSHGVNFREGTFFDFPFICLGYGIIVLAPAMHAGLWSSTCRQALLPSYLVYVGLNALGGLNLIFNVPERLGMSSGSRLVLHCCAALATIYLFNSLLAALQTDIHLEVERCGRIFG; encoded by the coding sequence ATGATTTGGTCTGAGGTCCGAGGAGGCgatctccccatcatcttcatccgcctGTTCGAGCTCCTATATCTTAGTCTGTCTGCAGCCAACTATCTCTTCAACTTTGTCATTCTCCCCGTCGACCAAGCACAAAATGCACTGGGTGACGGGCTTACCGCCCTCGCTATATTCTCTGTTGCCTCGACACTTTCCCTTCTCTGTATATGCACCCGTCTCGGCCACCGTACCTCTCATTTGGAAAGAGCTGCCGTTATAGTCTTGATGGCCGTGGCAGCTTCCGCATTTGTTTATGTCCAGTTCTTTTACGATACGTGGATAGCTCGAGTCTATTTTGTGATCCTGATCTTCACGGCGGTGCAGTGCCTGTCTCACGGCGTCAATTTTCGTGAGGGCACATTTTTCGACTTTCCGTTCATCTGCCTGGGCTATGGGATAATAGTCCTGGCCCCTGCTATGCATGCGGGCTTGTGGTCGTCCACCTGTCGACAGGCGTTGTTACCGTCGTACCTCGTCTACGTTGGCCTCAATGCGCTGGGGGGCCTTAACCTCATCTTTAATGTTCCGGAGCGGCTGGGCATGTCCAGCGGCAGCAGGTTGGTTCTACACTGTTGCGCCGCCCTGGCAACGATTTATCTGTTCAATAGCCTGCTTGCTGCATTGCAGACTGATATACACTTGGAGGTGGAACGATGTGGGAGAATTTTTGGTTAA
- a CDS encoding putative DUF221 membrane protein (COG:S;~EggNog:ENOG410Q2MW;~InterPro:IPR032880,IPR003864;~PFAM:PF13967,PF02714;~TransMembrane:11 (o28-49i111-130o150-168i350-379o399-421i442-466o486-504i525-546o552-573i585-608o614-632i);~go_component: GO:0016020 - membrane [Evidence IEA]) has translation MDLDAVNQTFDHLAGKAQQEEGLSAQSFLISLGVYGGLLIPCVGLFTWLKNVSHAVFQPGCIEDQEIRPLPPGIDWLKGLKDMVSDDETLQRKHGLDSYFVMRFLHVALKLLILPSMTVLPALLPVYYTARNDSVAGLDKLSISNVPEDQGARCWIIAIVALLANLYFGHVLSDEFDVIARTRQRYLQRVSQSGVSATILVTEIPAEIWNRETLTQIFAQLGGGAVEVMLLRERECTTKEAEYNQLLHTAGSRPSGKLRLRSRVMQPQEWVDEMLGRGHLRRRLHGLAADIQSIRSVAILRFASLFAAHLSLQTPLSSQPSTMATHLIDESSIHNAKIYRGRAARALRNCTATVALVCLSLLWVVPIAMTGLLSQLVYLSSLSALLARLSNTQLSFIQALLPQAGLAVLMYGFPLMLVGLARLFHCYSDAARQVLVQRHYFFFLYVQVFLVVSVSSSLTTMIPDIFRSIQSVPTMLGKNLPKACDYFYSYLLMQAVTQCVLAFFQLPQSLWTWLTARVRRSSRKAVTWSLIYPVLTNLLCICLIFSVTSPLILPVGTLVFGLFGIAYAYQIIYVLESTVETAGMLYWEALQQLFVGIYTLDLFLVGLFILRNAYGPAVLAAVVLALVAALQYHSHQRCRPLVQFLSASVSCATPSS, from the exons ATGGACCTTGACGCCGTGAACCAGACCTTCGACCATCTTGCCGGCAAAGCCCAACAGGAAGAGGGACTCTCCGCTCAGTCATTTCTGATCTCTCTAGGCGTCTACGGCGGCCTGCTCATCCCATGCGTCGGCCTGTTCACCTGGCTGAAGAATGTGAGCCACGCGGTCTT CCAGCCGGGCTGCATAGAGGACCAGGAGATCcggccgctgccgccggGTATCGATTGGCTCAAGGGGCTGAAAGACATGGTCAGCGACGACGAGACTCTGCAGCGGAAGCACGGGCTGGACAGCTATTTCGTGATGCGGTTCTTACACGTGGCCCTGAAATTGCTGATCCTGCCGTCGATGACCGTCCTGCCCGCGCTGCTGCCGGTGTATTATACGGCCCGCAACGACAGCGTAGCAGGCCTGGACAAACTCAGTATCTCGAATGTGCCCGAGGACCAGGGTGCGCGGTGCTGGATCATCGCGATCGTCGCCCTGCTTGCCAATCTGTACTTCGGCCACGTCTTGTCAGACGAATTCGACGTGATCGCCCGCACCCGGCAGAGGTATCTCCAGCGGGTCTCGCAGTCGGGGGTCAGCGCAACCATCCTCGTGACCGAGATTCCTGCCGAGATCTGGAACCGGGAAACCTTGACGCAGATATTCGCGCAACTGGGCGGGGGcgcggtggaggtgatgcTCCTCCGCGAGAGGGAATGTACGACCAAGGAGGCAGAATACAATCAGCTGCTCCACACGGCAGGGAGCCGACCGTCTGGGAAGCTGCGACTCCGCTCCAGAGTGATGCAACCACAAGAATGGGTCGATGAGATGTTGGGTCGCGGTCATCTGCGACGGCGCCTTCACGGTCTGGCAGCGGACATCCAGAGTATCCGAAGTGTTGCGATTCTGCGGTTCGCATCGCTGTTCGCGGCCCACCTCAGTCTGCAGACTCCGCTGTCGTCGCAGCCATCGACCATGGCAACCCATCTGATCGACGAATCTTCGATCCATAATGCCAAGATATACCGGGGCCGGGCCGCCAGAGCCCTGCGGAACTGTACCGCCACGGTGGCGCTCGTATGCCTGTCTCTGCTATGGGTCGTGCCCATCGCCATGACCGGCCTGCTGTCCCAGCTGGTCTACCTCAGCTCCTTGAGCGCTCTTCTGGCTCGATTGTCGAACACCCAACTGAGCTTCATCCAAGCTCTTTTGCCGCAGGCCGGTCTTGCCGTGTTGATGTACGGATTTCCTCTGATGCTTGTGGGGTTGGCGCGGCTGTTTCATTGCTACAGCGATGCGGCGCGACAGGTTCTTGTGCAGCGAcattatttcttcttcctctacgtCCAGGTCTTCCTCGTAGTCTCGGTTTCCTCCAGCTTGACGACGATGATTCCAGACATATTCCGGAGCATCCAATCGGTGCCCACGATGCTGGGCAAGAACCTCCCGAAAGCTTGCGACTACTTTTATTCGTACTTGCTCATGCAGGCGGTCACCCAGTGCGTCTTGGCATTTTTCCAGCTCCCACAAAGTCTCTGGACGTGGCTTACCGCCCGCGTGCGGAGATCCAGTCGTAAGGCCGTCACGTGGAGCCTGATCTATCCCGTGCTGACAAATCTGCTGTGCATCT GCCTGATCTTCTCCGTGACGTCACCCCTCATTCTTCCGGTTGGGACGCTCGTCTTTGGATTGTTTGGGATTGCGTACGCCTATCAGATCATTTACGTGCTGGAGAGTACGGTGGAGACAGCAGGCATGCTTTACTGGGAGGCGCTACAACAACTCTTTGTCGGCATCTACACCTTAGACCTTTTTCTGGTTGGGCTCTTCATACTGCGCAACGCGTATGGGCCGGCCGTGCTGGCGGCCGTTGTACTCGCGCTAGTGGCCGCCCTACAGTACCATTCGCACCAACGCTGCCGTCCTCTGGTTCAGTTTCTCTCCGCCAGCGTATCCTGCGCCACTCCTTCAAGTTGA
- a CDS encoding uncharacterized protein (SECRETED:SignalP(1-21)), which yields MAVLALHAPWIVLLMVGTCYGMIIYGEVGWQDLGPGLGPRTTSASTISEPPHDSYNIATPSAVNMSTGPTPSMIICPPAIGESRHEQWTSCPRTLSGVGISTTASLRNLSSPTFFGNKTRPVMTRTSTTKTTTVSIQRAPQTSSGAPGLTTFAAPSSSGISHPIQSASVGRPGNNSLPSPSTQYTPAASSPAESVWRGRGKAGMFSIICLALLHGLVL from the coding sequence ATGGCCGTTCTCGCTCTGCATGCGCCATGGATCGTTCTTCTCATGGTCGGTACATGTTATGGCATGATCATCTATGGCGAAGTCGGCTGGCAAGATCTTGGACCTGGTCTCGGACCTAGAACTACCAGCGCCAGCACGATCTCGGAGCCTCCTCATGACTCATACAACATCGCTACGCCTTCGGCGGTCAACATGAGTACGGGGCCCACGCCGAGTATGATTATCTGTCCTCCTGCAATCGGGGAAAGCCGCCATGAGCAATGGACATCCTGTCCTCGAACCCTGTCGGGTGTTGGAATCTCCACAACCGCATCGCTGCGGAACTTGTCCAGCCCAACCTTCTTTGGAAACAAAACAAGACCGGTCATGACGAGGACTAGCACAACCAAAACCACCACTGTATCCATCCAAAGGGCTCCTCAGACGTCTTCAGGGGCGCCGGGCTTGACCACGTTTGCAGCaccgagcagcagcggcatATCGCATCCGATCCAGTCAGCAAGTGTTGGCCGCCCAGGAAATAATTCATTGCCTTCGCCTAGCACTCAATATACTCCAGCGGCATCCAGTCCTGCAGAAAGCGtctggagaggaagagggaaagctGGAATGTTCTCAATCATCTGTCTTGCTTTACTCCATGGTTTGGTTCTCTGA
- a CDS encoding uncharacterized protein (COG:S;~EggNog:ENOG410PPMZ;~InterPro:IPR025331;~PFAM:PF14021;~SECRETED:SignalP(1-21)) translates to MKIFFCFSAGLALVTLQNAAASPDVKYPPRCYPDPCAGITFQDDKYICGDPRLGPRSLPSFFPLTTELRTYSRFGDLCPFEFLLKWTTDIRPNGTYIYPPEDGFLLDTQGSSIQGNVTLPIGQKIDRFGSESGTFLAVLGAPYIERALPPTNLDTEDGFFPYNYHVYEVLEPLVVNAGPIASWFEQPGLGTQFDAYDSVIDLIGGGYIRRMRKSEYSQSMDYAADYLPAPDSE, encoded by the exons ATGAAGATCTTTTTTTGCTTCAGCGCTGGTCTTGCGCTCGTGACTCTCCAGAATGCCGCTGCTTCGCCTGAT GTCAAATATCCTCCCCGGTGTTACCCTGATCCATGCGCCGGAATTACCTTTCAGGATGACAAATACATCTGCGGGGATCCGCGTCTAGGACCTAGATCGCTCCCGTCCTTCTTCCCACTCACCACTGAACTCCGAACATACTCCCGGTTTGGTGATCTCTGTCCATTCGAGTTTCTCCTGAAGTGGACCACTGATATCCGCCCCAACGGGACCTACATCTATCCGCCAGAGGACGGATTCCTACTGGACACCCAGGGCTCCAGCATCCAGGGCAATGTAACACTGCCGATCGGACAGAAGATCGATCGATTTGGCTCGGAATCTGGAACATTCTTGGCTGTTTTGGGCGCTCCATATATCGAGCGAGCGCTGCCGCCGACAAACTTGGATACGGAAGATGGTTTCTTTCCTTACAATTACCACGTGTATGAGGTTCTTGAACCGCTTGTAGTCAATGCCGGACCCATTGCTAGTTGGTTCGAGCAACCTGGCCTAGGAACGCAGTTTGACGCTTACGATTCCGTTATCGATCTCATCGGCGGGGGCTACATCAGGAGAATGCGCAAATCTGAATACAGCCAATCAATGGATTATGCTGCGGACTATCTGCCGGCACCCGATTCCGAATGA
- a CDS encoding ankyrin repeat domain-containing protein (COG:M;~EggNog:ENOG410QB6M;~InterPro:IPR002110,IPR020683,IPR036770;~PFAM:PF13857,PF12796,PF00023,PF13637,PF13606;~go_function: GO:0005515 - protein binding [Evidence IEA]) produces MLIQKPITVEQASNFQEEVYPINKLRPPEHPRQPAALLTDARRGDMDGVWLLLTQSNVRVDMTDQNSQTPLLLAAKNGHERIVKMLLERGAATEKEDEWNQTPLLLAVAKGHEGITKMLLERGAATETQNKNGRTPLLLAAENGYEGIVKMLLERGAATEVQDHNSQTPLSLAAEIGYEGIVKMLLERGAATEKEDKWSQTPLSLTAENGHEGIVKMLLERGAVTETQNQNGRTPLSLAAENGYEGIVKMLIERGAATGTKAKSDRRPVMQRMGMRLLTCCFTYHK; encoded by the coding sequence ATGCTCATACAAAAACCAATCACTGTAGAACAGGCCAGTAACTTTCAAGAAGAGGTTTATCCTATTAACAAGTTAAGACCACCTGAGCATCCCAGACAACCAGCAGCATTGTTAACGGAcgcaagaagaggagatatGGATGGTGTATGGCTGCTTCTGACTCAAAGTAATGTCAGGGTAGATATGACTGATCAGAACAGTCAGACACCACTGCTACTGGCTGCAAAGAATGGGCATGAAAGGATTGTCAAGATGCTTCTTGAGAGAGGTGCTGCAACTGAGAAAGAGGATGAGTGGAATCAGACACCATTATTATTGGCTGTAGCAAAGGGGCATGAAGGAATTACTAAGATGCTTCTTGAGAGAGGTGCTGCAACTGAAACTCAGAATAAGAACGGTCGGACACCGCTGCTATTGGCTGCAGAAAATGGATATGAAGGAATTGTCAAGATGCTTCTTGAGAGAGGCGCTGCAACTGAAGTCCAGGATCATAACAGTCAGACACCACTATCACTGGCTGCAGAGATTGGATATGAAGGAATTGTCAAGATGCTTCTTGAGAGAGGCGCTGCAACTGAGAAAGAGGATAAGTGGAGTCAGACACCACTATCACTGACTGCAGAGAATGGGCATGAAGGAATTGTCAAGATGCTTCTTGAGAGAGGCGCTGTAACTGAGACTCAGAATCAGAACGGTCGGACACCACTATCACTGGCTGCAGAGAATGGATATGAAGGAATTGTCAAGATGCTTATTGAGAGAGGTGCTGCAACTGGGACAAAGGCTAAGTCAGATCGGCGGCCAGTGATGCAGCGAATGGGGATGAGGCTGTTAACCTGCTGCTTCACGTACCACAAGTAA